The genomic window TCAAGGTTGATTGGGAATATTGATTACCCTCGTGAAAGAAGCGTTCACATTGTGTCAACTCCCAAAAGTGGAGGAATTTCAATATTTTTTACATTAGTGTTCATGCAAATCCTTTTCGTAACAACCGGAATTTTCAATTCGGGCAAATTGCCGGTTTATTTCCTTATTGGTGGCTTTCTAGTAGTTTTATTGGGGGTGCTTGATGATAGATTCGAATATAGTGCTTGGAAAAAATTGATTGCTGAAAGTTGCATTGTAATCTTAATGTATTATTTTGGATTTAAGATTGATCTTCTTACAAATCCTTTCGGTTCATCAATAGTTGTCGGCGTTTTTTCTTTTCCACTAACTTTGGTTTGGTATCTGCTAATTATGAATTCGATAAATCTTATTGATGGATTGGACGGTTTGGCGACCGGAATAGTTGCTATCGTATTTTTAGTTTCGGGAATTGCCGGCATTATTTGTGGAAATTTATTTGTGGCTTATTTTTCATTTTGTTTTGTGGGAAGTTGCTTGGCATTTCTCAAATACAATTTTCATCCGGCAGAAATCTTCCTTGGTGATGCCGGCAGCTTGTTTTTGGGATTTTCGATCGCCTCCCTTTCCATTGCCGGTAATATTCAATTTAAGGGAGCAGCCAGTCTTACCCTATTAGTGCCGCTAATCGTGCTTATGATCCCGCTCTTTGATACCTTTCACGCAATATTCAGAAGGTTGAAAACACCTCGGAGTATTTTTCAGGCAGATAAAAGTCACCTCCATCACAAAATGCTTGATTTGGGATTTTCGTATAAAACAGTAGTGTTTATCGCATATTTCCTAACAATTCTTTTAGGGCTAATATCTATAGGATTTATGATGATTAATCAAAAAATATTGTTTAGTCTCTTAGTTATTTTTGCTCTGTTTGCATTAATAATTTTTTATCAAATAGTAAAAAAGGAATTTTTCAAATGAAAAATACATTAAGTATAATCAAATTAGTAGTTTCATCTTTATCCACAAAATCACTCAAGACAAAACAAAAATTTTCTTTATTATTTTTTGTGTCATTTTGGGTGCTTTCGTTTTTAATGTTGGGTCATTCTTCCCTAATTGCATACGAGGCTGAAGTAGTGCAAAGGCATAATTGGGAGGTTTATACAAATACGACCCATATTCATCAGATATTTATTCAGCAGGATATGGTTTTTTCAGCAACATGGGGCGGGGTGAGTATCTTTGATACAAATAATAGTTCATTTTCCGAGCTGTGTACAAATGACGGGTTATTACGAAATGAGATTCATTCTGTGCATTATATCGAACCGCTGGACGAATACTGGTTCGGGGTCTTTGAAGATGGAATTAGCCGATATAAAAATGGTGAATTTCTGAGTGTAATTCAGGAAAATCAAGGTGTAGATGCAAATTTTATTTTCGATATAGCTAATACGGAAAGTAAAATATTAGTGGGAACTGATAACGGATTAATTATGTTTGACATTGTAAACGGAGAATATTCTTTTTTATATTCTTTCGGATATCCGGAATTTATTACCAATAACAACGTGAACTCAATCACAATTGATGATTCGAATCGCATCTGGATCGCTACTGACGATGGAATCAATTATGTAAATGTGGATTATGATGAGATGATGTTTCCTGAGAATTGGGGTCATATAAATGACGATACTCCCGAATTTCCCTTAGACAACAATAAAATAAAATCTATTGAATACTATAATGGGAAAATTTATTTGGGTTCTGAAAATGGGATTGCACTAATAGATAATATTTATTCTAACGCTTTTCAATTTGAGGAAGTGTCGCCTTTACCTGCACAATCAATAACCGATTTGAAGGTTGAAAACGATTCGGTCTTTTGGGCTGCGTTTGGTAAATGGGATCAACTCAACCAACGCTTTGACGATGCAAGTGGGGTAGCTCGATTTAGTCTGGAATCAGATAATTGGTCTTACCAACATTGGACGCACAGCGATTCTTTGTATGATCAAATCTCGGATATTGAAATTTCTTCGAATGGAACTATTTGGGCTGCATCTTGGGGAGAGGGCATTTTTCATTATTCGAATGGGCACTGGGAAAAAAATAAAAGCAATTGCATTAGTTCTAATATAATCGGTGAGCTGATGTTTGATAGTAGGAGAAATCTATGGTGTGGATTCAGTAGATTAAATCTGGCTCCCTCGAGTAAAAAAGGTACTTCAAAATTTACCGGAACCGAGTGGATCAATTACAAAACAGAAAATTCCGGAATTGGAAATAACACTGTTTATTCCTTAGCCGAAGATAAATTTGGAAATATCTGGTTTGGACATTGGGGTGGAGCAAATACAGTTTCTATATTGAATAAGACCGAATCCGTTTGGCAAACTTTTTCACAAAATGAAGTGAATTGGCTCATTAGCGGTTCAACCTCTTTACTGCAGGGTGATGAACAGGGAAATATGTGGATTGGCGGTTATGCCGGGGGACCTGGTGGAGTAACGATTGTGGATAGCAATTTATCTCTTTTGGAGCAATTTGTACCACCTCCCGGTGATCAGGCAGATATGTTAACCCTTTTAATTAATGATGATATGGTTTGGGTTGGTGGATTTTTGAATGGGATTAGCAATTGGGAAGGTACCGGATTTCCTTCTACTAATGATCCTTGGGATAGGTTTAACGGTACTGATGACATTTGTTGTAAAAAAATCGTCAAGCAAGAATTTGGGAATACCCAAGGAATTTATGCCGCAGGTGATAACGGGCTTTATACGTATGATGAATATTGGGAAGATTGGTACAAATTTACTGACGGTTTAACGGAAAATGTAAAAATATTCCGTTGGGAGACAAATGCCTGGGAGCCTTGGTATTACTATTTTCAAGATGAAGAAGGAAATCCGGAATCACGTTTGGGTTCCGGCAAATCAAGCTGCATAAATGACATTTTTATTGACCAACATGGGAGAAAATGGTTAGCTACCGATTATGGTATTTCTATGCTCGATCCTACAAACCTCA from Candidatus Cloacimonadota bacterium includes these protein-coding regions:
- a CDS encoding two-component regulator propeller domain-containing protein is translated as MKNTLSIIKLVVSSLSTKSLKTKQKFSLLFFVSFWVLSFLMLGHSSLIAYEAEVVQRHNWEVYTNTTHIHQIFIQQDMVFSATWGGVSIFDTNNSSFSELCTNDGLLRNEIHSVHYIEPLDEYWFGVFEDGISRYKNGEFLSVIQENQGVDANFIFDIANTESKILVGTDNGLIMFDIVNGEYSFLYSFGYPEFITNNNVNSITIDDSNRIWIATDDGINYVNVDYDEMMFPENWGHINDDTPEFPLDNNKIKSIEYYNGKIYLGSENGIALIDNIYSNAFQFEEVSPLPAQSITDLKVENDSVFWAAFGKWDQLNQRFDDASGVARFSLESDNWSYQHWTHSDSLYDQISDIEISSNGTIWAASWGEGIFHYSNGHWEKNKSNCISSNIIGELMFDSRRNLWCGFSRLNLAPSSKKGTSKFTGTEWINYKTENSGIGNNTVYSLAEDKFGNIWFGHWGGANTVSILNKTESVWQTFSQNEVNWLISGSTSLLQGDEQGNMWIGGYAGGPGGVTIVDSNLSLLEQFVPPPGDQADMLTLLINDDMVWVGGFLNGISNWEGTGFPSTNDPWDRFNGTDDICCKKIVKQEFGNTQGIYAAGDNGLYTYDEYWEDWYKFTDGLTENVKIFRWETNAWEPWYYYFQDEEGNPESRLGSGKSSCINDIFIDQHGRKWLATDYGISMLDPTNLSFTNFTTENSDLPTNRVLSFAYDPYSGKLYAGTNEGLCALNIGISINDDSFNEEVAEMSVFPNPFKPEKHDFIYFQVTPDKKLPAGNNKLFIYSFAGDLIAEIEESDHLRFFWDGKNGGKEAAGGVYFYVVSSEYKKDYLVGKFAIVR
- a CDS encoding MraY family glycosyltransferase; protein product: MIYIGITITAFAIGFLLVPLNSKFSRLIGNIDYPRERSVHIVSTPKSGGISIFFTLVFMQILFVTTGIFNSGKLPVYFLIGGFLVVLLGVLDDRFEYSAWKKLIAESCIVILMYYFGFKIDLLTNPFGSSIVVGVFSFPLTLVWYLLIMNSINLIDGLDGLATGIVAIVFLVSGIAGIICGNLFVAYFSFCFVGSCLAFLKYNFHPAEIFLGDAGSLFLGFSIASLSIAGNIQFKGAASLTLLVPLIVLMIPLFDTFHAIFRRLKTPRSIFQADKSHLHHKMLDLGFSYKTVVFIAYFLTILLGLISIGFMMINQKILFSLLVIFALFALIIFYQIVKKEFFK